From a single Mangifera indica cultivar Alphonso chromosome 19, CATAS_Mindica_2.1, whole genome shotgun sequence genomic region:
- the LOC123202683 gene encoding agamous-like MADS-box protein AGL12: MARGKVQMRRIENPMHRQVTFCKRRAGLLKKAKELSLLCDAEIGVLIFSANGKIYEMATKGTMQGLIERYMNANPVAQTEQAVPQGANEEINMLKQEIEVLKKGLSYMFGGGAVKMTLNELLMLEKHLEIWIYQIRSAKMDTMFQEINLLRNKEGILKATNKFLQDKIEENIRNIAGFGQMTSTIDYPLIIPNEIFHF; the protein is encoded by the exons ATGGCTCGTGGAAAGGTTCAGATGAGGCGTATTGAGAACCCGATGCACCGGCAGGTCACCTTCTGCAAGCGCCGTGCAGGGCTTCTTAAGAAGGCTAAGGAGCTTTCCCTTTTGTGTGATGCTGAGATTGGAGTTTTAATCTTCTCCGCCAATGGAAAGATCTATGAAATGGCCACCAAAgg AACTATGCAAGGGCTTATAGAGAGGTACATGAATGCCAATCCAGTGGCTCAAACTGAACAAGCAGTGCCG CAGGGTGCCAATGAGGAGATCAACATGCTGAAGCAAGAGATCGAAGTTCTCAAAAAAGGCCTCAG TTATATGTTTGGAGGTGGAGCCGTGAAGATGACATTGAATGAACTTCTTATGCTTGAGAAACATCTTGAGATATGGATTTATCAAATCCGCTCTGCAAag ATGGACACTATGTTTCAAGAGATCAATCTGCTGAGGAACAAG GAAGGAATTCTGAAAGCTACAAATAAGTTTTTGCAAGataag ATAGAGGAGAACATTAGAAATATAGCTGGATTTGGACAAATGACTTCTACTATTGACTACCCACTAATTATCCCTAATGAGATATTTCACTTCTAG